The Heterodontus francisci isolate sHetFra1 chromosome 4, sHetFra1.hap1, whole genome shotgun sequence DNA window ggcagttaagaatcagccacattgctgtgggtctggagttatattgtaggccagactaggtacgggtttccttccataaagggcatttatgaaccagatgggtttttatgccaATCGATAGTTTcataacaccattactgagacaagcttttcaactccaaatttttattaattaattgtatttaaattccaccagctgccgtggtgggatttgaacccatgtccccaaggcattagcctgggcctttggcttactagcccagtgacgttaccactacgtCACTATCTCCCATTGGATGATGGAATAGAGTTGCATATCTGGATTTGCAGGTAACATCCAGTTAGACATGGCAAGTGTGGAGATAGGAGCCGAAAGTTGTAAAGGGGTATGAACagattgagtgggcaaaaatgtggcagatggagttcagtgtggaaaagtgtgaggccaTTCACTTTGGATCCATGAATGACAAATCAGAATACTTACTCATTGGCGAGAGTTGAGGAACTGTGTAGGATCAAAGAGgtttgagtgtccatgtgcacaaatcattagcTTTTAGTGATGAGAACAAACTTAATCAAAAATCCTCTTCAAATCTTGACTTTATCTCGAGGGAAATTAAACACAAAGGGGAATAAGTGATCCTTCAAATGTGCAGAGTgttggttagaccccatctggcgTACTGCATTCTGTTTTGGACACCACACATtgaaaaggatatattggccttggagggggtgcagtggagattcaccaaaatgatacatGAGCTTAAATTGTGAAGACGTGTATTAAGTTTAGACAGTTAGGGCGTTATCTAATTGAAATATTTCACATGATAAAGGAATTCTATGGAGTAGATAAAgataaattatttcctctggttggagagATATCAAACAAGGAAGTACAATCTTAGAGCTCGGCTCTTTTAAGACAGAAATAAGAAAGCTCTTTTTCACAATGAGTAGCAATTTGGAATTCTCCTGAAAAGTTGTGGTTGCTAGAAaagttggagctttcaagactcagATTTTTGTTAAATAAAAGGATCAAGTGATACAGAGAATAGGTGGAACAATGGAGTCGAGGTACAGATCTGCAgagatcaaattgaatggtggaacaggctcaaggggctgaatggcctactcctgttcttgtgTTCCTAACATTTGAAAGCAAATAGTTTGGGAGTACACTCCAGTGCCTGTTTCAAAAATGGTGTCTCTATGGGCCACACCACTACCTACCATGGAGCTGTAAATAGGGAgctgggaagattggaagattagtgCATATTTGTGTGTGTGCTGAGATTTCAATGTGACCGCCAGGTGTAGTATAAACAATGTGATTATATGTAATATTTTATTGCAAGTAGAGGAGGTGTGTGCTATGTGTAAGACTTGTTATATATTGCATGTATGAATAATAGACTACTTAAAAGCATTTTTTTCCTTAGACAGTTACATGGAACGATCAGCAGTACGAGCAGCCCTGACAAAAGATAAAGAGTGGCAACAAAATTATATCTCAAAAATGCTGCCAATGCTTCTCGGTCAAACCAGTGAGATAGTCTACCAGGTGCCATGGGCAAAGTTGAAGGCGCCGCCAAAAAAAGGTAAGCATCTTGATATGACCTCTGTCCTCATTCAGCCTAAGCTAGTTCAAACCTAAGGTCAAAGGTTGATGGCTCAATGATTTATCCAGTTGCACCAGAAAGTTCTTTTTGTTTATCCCcatctcaattttttttttaaaaaagagtcaaAAGGGGGAGGAGACAGCCATCAACTATATCAGAGTTTTAACAGTTAGTGTCACTGCAGGCTAATTGGTTAAAGGTTAGATGAGTAGTGACATGATTGCGTCTAACTTGCCGTCTTGAGTCTCGAGTTGCGATGTGAATCAGTTAATTTCATCTGATTTGTGCAAACCAGGTTATGTGATTTAGACATGTCTTAATGTAGTGCATTTTCCAGGAACGTGGAGTGCCCGTTATGCATACTACTGTATCGTCCAATTGTTATAACTGTGTGCATGTATAATACCTGATTCCACAAATTAGATATCAAAAGTAGCTCCAATTCATGTTAGGATGGCTTGGTGTCATGACATGCATTGGCTTGTTGGCTGTATCACCTTACCTTATGCTGTAGGCAACAGAACATTTCCTTGTTGACAACCACTACATTAGGTTGGCACAGGTAGCATTGGATCCACTTTTGAATCAGCAGTGCCACTGAAAATGCATTGATATTCCTCCTATAACCAGTGTATCAGATCTTGGTGTTTATCTGAATTTTATCAGTCGCAGTGGTTAAGTCCAATATTACTCCCTAGTTCAGTGAAGTACCAGTTATTAATCTCTCTTTGAATATCTGTTTACTAAATTCTTCAATAGGCAACTTTTTTTTTTGATGAACTGAACCCTTGAGTATATATTAGACTTGTAGAACCAAGATTCTAGAAAGATGTCTTTTGAAGGGTCATTGTTGAAATCATGGGATGCTCAGACTGTGCCCAGTACTCCAACTGTGAGCTAATTTGGGTCTGTAAAAGTTCAACGTCACCACCTTGATTTGGTACTCCAATTCTCAAGACACAAAACCAAGGACcccatttgtattttttttaaattatctgtGGAAACGAACACTCACATGGATTGATTTGGTAGTCTGTTTGTATGGAGCAGCATTTTGGGTAATGCACTGTTTGTGCTTGTTGAATTGTTACCTTTCCAAAGCCTTTAATTCCAAACAGGTATATATGAGTTAACAAGTTACCAGATGGTACCAGGTGGGCCTGTTGTATGGGGAAATGCCTTCCAGAAAGCTGTGAGCGCACATAAAAATGTGGGATATTGCGCACTAATTGGGGTATTCCACAGTGAATTTGGCCAACTCAACAAAGGTAAGACCTGAGTTTTAAACTTCAGACTCTTCAATGGAATAATATTCATTTGAAAGCAGTTTACTCAATATATGTTGTACGTGTATATTTATTCTCATGTATTCCCTTCTGTTAGTTCCCTTAATTCTGTCATTGTGGTTTCTGTAATTCTCAGTTTAGGCCACAAACCTTTCCACTTTGAGATTGGACAGAAACTAGCAATCTTCAGGGTATAATTCAGTCAGACCTGACTGGTGAGGGATGGGAATTGAGGCGACTCTGAGTAAGTTTGTACTCAAATGTTCAACGTTTTGCTGTACTTTAATGCTTCAAGGAGCAAGTCCAAGCTCTGGGGTGTTCAACAGCAGCTTGGCATGTTTTTAACATGGCAAAGCATTGATAAATGTACTTTATAAGGGAAGGGCATTTGGAAGAAAGAGGCGGTGAAAGGTGTGGTTGAAGAGGTAGATTTTGAGGAAGCTTTTGAGTGGAGAGTGAGTTGGCGAGGCAAGGACCATGGCGGGGTGATTGAAGGATCTCACGCCAGTGGAATTTTAATCTTTTAGCTATTTATTCACATTGCAGTAGAAATACAATGTTGAATTTGTGCCAGAACACTTTAAGCAATGAAGTTAGCTCAGGTTAGGTTTACCACTGTGCTGGAGTTATTCTCCCATGTAGCGTCACATCAAAGCAGCAATAAACCAACTGCTTCAAGGAGTCTTGCAGCTCTTCTCTGGCATTCATTTCAGCCGCAACTCCAGATTTTTACAGCAACTTCAGTATCCAAAGAGACTCTGCTTCACAATGAGCACTAAAGTGGCCATGTAAATGCACTTGAAATGGTGAGATTGTCTGTCTACAGGGCATATTGTGTATCTCAAGAATAAACTGCCAAAAGAGGCCAACTTTGGAACATTGATTTTTGATTATGACAGGCCCCAATTTGGGAACTGGTAGCTCAAGAAAGTTTTTGCATCTGCCAACAAAGAAGGTTGAGTACCACACTGTCTAAAAGAAATTATTTATCAAATCTGTTTTTTGAATAGACATTTTGTATGTCTCCCCCAATCCCTCTCCAATTAACGTCATCCAAGTTTCAAAATTCCTATCAATTCTCATTCCTCTTCACCTCCCAGCCAGCATTTGTTCTAACTTGACGTTGTTATCTCACAGTCCATTCCCTCTGGTGGCATGAGGATGGTGATCATCGAGCAGCTGGAAGGCGCCGGGCACACGAGGATGTCCGAGTGGTGGCAGCAGGCAAGGACTTTTTTCTTCCCAGTTGGCATACTGCAAACAAACGTCAAAAACataagaacaaaaagtgctggaaaatactcagcatatctggcagcatctgtggagagaagcagagttaacgttccaggtcagtaacctttcatccgaactggcaaagattagaaatgtattaggttttaagcaaataaagggtgggaagggggggtggcaaaagagaacaaaagggaaggtgttgataggacatagggtcacagagaataactgacaatgaggtcatggggcaaagagtgtgctaatagtgtggtgaaagacaaagcgttagtgcagagagggtgttaaatgatgacAATCAAAGCCCtagccaaagcacaaacatgaatttaaaaaaaaaagtgggcaggcacatggtttaaaaaaaaattgaatgatgaaacaaactgttatgttttccttaactgaggattctcccccgctgtggttgacagggccctcaaccatgtccggcccatttcccgcaactatgccctcacccctttccctccctcccagaagtgcgacagagttccccttgtcctcactttctaccccaccagcctctatgtccaaaggatcatcctccgtcacttccgccacgtccagcatgataccattaccaaacgcatcttctcctcctctcccctctcagcattccaaagggattgttccctctgcgacatcctggtccactccattACCCCGGCACCtcatcccttcccacggcaccttcccatgcaatcgcaggaggtgtaatacctgcccatttacctcctctctcctcactatccaaggccccaaacactccttttacttatactttttttcaatttagtacactgtatttgtgctcacaatgcagtctctgctattttggggagaccaaacgcagattgggtgaccgctttgaaaaacacctccgctcagtctgaaaacatgaccgagcttcctgtcgcttgccatttcaacacacccccctgctctcatgcccacatctccgtCCTGGgcttgttccaatgaacatcaacgtaagctcaaagagcggcacctcatttaccaatgcagcatgctacagcctaccggactgaacgttgagttcaataatttcagagcatgactgccccccgcTTTTTTATTTCTGGTTatgctttttatttattttagtttttcaacattcaatttttttttttttaccatgtgcctgcccacttttttcattttgtgcttttggctagggctttcattattttatttaacatcctctctgcactaacactttctttcagcacactattaacacactctttgccttttccccatgacctccttgtcagttattctctgtgaccctatgttCTATCAACACTTTCCCATTTGttttcttttgccccacccctactttatttgcttaaaacctattacatttctaacctttgccagttctgatgaaaggtcactgacctgaaacattaactttgcttctttctctcagatgctgccagacttgctgagtattttccagaactttgttttcatttcagatttccagcatgtgcagtattttgcttttatatcagagaCTTAAGTTTGCATGCAATGACACCTCTGTTTTCAGCCAGAATGGAGATAATTGGAGGTGGGGATAGGACTGACAGCTGGACACGCTGCAAGCAGTCTGTTTAAAAAGAGTGtcaatgaactacagcaaacagaactcatgactgaAACTACAGAAAAGTCTActgtttttttaatcattcatgggatgtgtgtgttgctggctgggccagcatttattgcccatctcttgagaaggtggtggtgagctgccttcttgaacctctgcagtccatgggaggtaggtacacccacagtgctgttaggaagggagttttaggatttagacccagtgacagtgaaggaacggcgataaagttccaagtcagggtggtgtgtgacttggaggggagcttgcagatggtggtgttcccatgtatttgctgcccttgtccttccagttggtagaggttgcgggtttggaagatgctgtcgaaggagcttgactcgttgctgcagtgcatcttggagatgatgcacactgctgccactgtctggtGCACACCATAATTTTAATAGTTAAAACTAGAAAATTATGGCTGTGCTTAATATGCAAAATGTTTTTGTTCCTGATTGAATAATTGCATGTTTCAGTGCATACATTTTAATAATGTCTGCCTAATTTAAAATGTATATCATACTCGACACGTGACTGCTGTGATTAAATTTTCAACGTTACAGGATATTAACACCCTCTCTTTTTCTTTTTGCAGTGAGGGATAGTGCCACATATCTGGTATCCCAGAGTAACAAGCTCCTACTTCCAACACCTTATTCACCTCTGCAATAATTCCATGCACTGAAAGCTGATGCTAGTTGTGCTTGCTTGCTTTTTTTTGGCACCTGTGATACGAGCGATGCCTCTGAATTCAAGGGCCCAGCCATGTGGCATGTTGTGAATTGGTGATGGTTGCTTTGGCCAGAGCTAGATTTTATTTGATGCACTTAATAGCTGAACTGGTTGGAATTAAAGATTAACTTTAATCCATTGTGTGCTGAGATCTTTGATTTTTCCATGTGCTTTTTATTAAATTTCTGAACATTTTGCATATTTTCATCCCATGTTATCATTTTTGTTTAGGTTGAATATTTACCACAGAGGCCTcactgtcagccaatgagttggaggtcGGGCAGGACTTGAGACTCTGAGCTCATGCCTGAAACTGCAGCAAAGTCTCTTTATaattctccagcagaatgcagtgagtggaggatggtTGCATAATAAAATATCCTGTGCAAAATCAATCAGTTATTTATAGCAGCACAGTCTCCAGGCCTGATGGAGAAATTATCCAATCTCTGTTCTGGCTGGGATTTGTGGTAGTGTGCAAAATCACATGGGGAATAAGTAAACACAGAATAAAACAAAACATTTTGAGAATAACTTATCTTTCAGGCTaatattcccatctaaataattgtTGACGTTCTCAATAGttatttaaataaacttttaaaataaCTGCTGGGTCAGATAAGTTGTTGCAGTACTGAAATGTTTAAATCTGCAAACCACTTAAAGCACTTTGCATATTGTTCTGAATAGCATATAAAAGTATCAAACTGCATATATATCCAAGACTTGGTCCACTTTGCACTCCAAACTTTGACATAATATTTGAATAAACACAGTGAGGCAAAGGTGGGTACATGGATTTgggtcacagattagccatgatctcattggatggtGAAACAACATGTTTGAAGGGCTAAACGGCCTGCTCTTGTTCCTATTTCCTCTAAGTTGAATGTGATCTGATGAACGGTCTAATGCTAGAAAGATTAGGAAGCTAAATTCTATAGACGCACATCCAGGGGTAAATGCTGGGATGTGCATATTTGATGTGGACACCCCTGGAGTTCAAGGGTCATTCTTAATTGTAATATGCCAAGTGGGTGCCCACACCTGCAGGTGGGGTGGGCTGAGCAGCTTGGGTGATTGGCTGCCCCCACAGCTCAGAAGATTGGTCATCAGTCTGCTGGATGCAAGGGAATCAAAGCAATCAAATCTTTTTAATGAATCTCTGGGGACCTAGGCCTGATCCCAGGGATGGATGCCCAAGGTGGGCTCTATAACTGCCATTCCTGTGGCTGATAAACTTCATACTTGGTGTTATGGCTGCTGCTGTGCTAATTGGTGTTTTCCCAGgccatacagaatactacatgaaatGAATTTGAATCTGGTTTCCAGTTGATGTCAGTCCACTGAACATAACTGTTCCAAATACAGCAATGAATCTTTTGTTACCTCTGGGAGATGTGGGAAATGGACTTTTAGCATTAGTTTAGCAGAGATCCTTTTCTGGGATTAGATTAAACTGAGTTCATTCAAAGCGCTGCTGcatgtatcctaactctcaccaagtctaaATAAACTGTCACCGCTGTACATACTGAACAACATTGGGTCCTAGGTCAGCAATGcttcgatttttaaaattctcatccttgtttggaAACTTGTTGGTGGCCTtaccccctccttatctctgtagccCCCGACAACCCATGGAGATACCTGCACATTCCCAATTTTCATtactccactattggcagctgttccttcagctgtttaggccttaaactctccttaaacctctccaccttttgaCTTTTCTTTGAAGATGTTCTTTAAAACTACCTATatgacaagcttttggtcacccgtccTGAAATCTTGtgtggcttgctgtcaaatttcatttgatatTGCTTCagcgaagtgccttgggacatttccaaaaggcatttgataaggtgccatatcagagGTCACTACATAAAATATGAGTgtgtggtgtagggggtaacatattagcatagataaaggactggttggctaacaggaagcagagagtagggataaatgggtcattctccggttggtaagctgtaactagtgaagtgccacagggatcagtgctggagcctcaactattccaAATTTATAtaaatttggatgaagggaccgaatgtatggtagttaAATTTGCC harbors:
- the nipsnap3a gene encoding protein NipSnap homolog 3A isoform X2; translated protein: MYSLRSILSRIYAAAPRSLLLPSNPGQKRSIGTSTGGQQQNGTFYEFRTYTLQPGKVADFLKLTDGNIHLRTAYSELIGYWTVEIGCLNEVFHIWKYDSYMERSAVRAALTKDKEWQQNYISKMLPMLLGQTSEIVYQVPWAKLKAPPKKGIYELTSYQMVPGGPVVWGNAFQKAVSAHKNVGYCALIGVFHSEFGQLNKVHSLWWHEDGDHRAAGRRRAHEDVRVVAAVRDSATYLVSQSNKLLLPTPYSPLQ
- the nipsnap3a gene encoding protein NipSnap homolog 3A isoform X1; the encoded protein is MYSLRSILSRIYAAAPRSLLLPSNPGQKGRENLLQFACSEARQQCCWSSGAGPAARSNFWESKPLRSIGTSTGGQQQNGTFYEFRTYTLQPGKVADFLKLTDGNIHLRTAYSELIGYWTVEIGCLNEVFHIWKYDSYMERSAVRAALTKDKEWQQNYISKMLPMLLGQTSEIVYQVPWAKLKAPPKKGIYELTSYQMVPGGPVVWGNAFQKAVSAHKNVGYCALIGVFHSEFGQLNKVHSLWWHEDGDHRAAGRRRAHEDVRVVAAVRDSATYLVSQSNKLLLPTPYSPLQ